From Azospirillum humicireducens, a single genomic window includes:
- a CDS encoding tagaturonate reductase yields the protein MRSLTRDQLAGGAFDVAHTAGAPTLPVTILQVGDGNFLRGFVDWMVDVANGQGLTKAGVAIAQPLDQGIAELLKAQDTLYTVLLRGIEGGCEVESRRVVSCVSEALNPYADWARMVELVCSPDLRFFVSNTTEAGIADREEPYTPGTCQDGFPAKVAALLHARYKALGGSADSGVVFLPCELIEANGANLKRIVLAHAKRWGLEAGFADWVETHNHFLNTLVDRIVPGYPKDEAAALSAKWGYEDRLAVAAEPFHVWVIEGPAHLAEELPLHKAGLNVVWTDDLQPYRTRKVRILNGAHTASALAAYCAGLDTVKSMMDDPTVSAYLNKVMFEEIVPYVPLPEAERQDYARTIMERFGNPYIRHELISITLNSVSKWQVRVLPSLKDAVARNGQAPAGLSFSLAALLRFYRGKLVDGAYTGEREAGSYPISDNAGVIAAMSAAWTANAGDLRALVAAVLADARLWKDDLTAIPGLAARVADSLAAIEEKGMKAAMADLAGAELVAG from the coding sequence ATGCGTTCCCTGACCCGTGACCAGCTTGCCGGTGGCGCGTTCGACGTTGCCCATACCGCCGGTGCGCCGACCCTGCCCGTGACCATCCTCCAGGTGGGCGACGGCAATTTCCTGCGCGGTTTCGTCGATTGGATGGTCGATGTCGCCAACGGCCAGGGACTGACCAAAGCCGGTGTCGCCATCGCCCAGCCGCTGGATCAGGGCATCGCCGAGCTTCTGAAGGCGCAGGACACCCTTTACACCGTCCTGCTGCGTGGCATCGAAGGCGGGTGCGAGGTCGAATCGCGCCGTGTCGTCTCCTGTGTGTCCGAGGCGCTGAACCCCTATGCCGACTGGGCGCGGATGGTGGAGCTGGTCTGCTCGCCGGACCTGCGCTTCTTCGTTTCCAACACCACCGAGGCCGGAATCGCCGACCGCGAGGAACCCTACACCCCAGGCACCTGCCAGGACGGCTTCCCGGCCAAGGTCGCGGCCCTGCTGCATGCCCGCTACAAGGCGCTGGGCGGCAGTGCCGACAGCGGCGTCGTCTTCCTGCCCTGCGAGCTGATCGAGGCCAACGGCGCCAACCTGAAGCGGATCGTGCTGGCCCATGCCAAGCGCTGGGGCCTGGAGGCGGGCTTCGCCGACTGGGTGGAGACGCACAACCACTTCCTGAACACCCTGGTCGACCGCATCGTCCCCGGCTATCCGAAGGACGAGGCCGCGGCGCTCAGCGCCAAGTGGGGCTATGAGGACCGGCTGGCCGTTGCCGCCGAACCCTTCCATGTCTGGGTGATCGAAGGGCCGGCCCATCTGGCCGAGGAACTGCCGCTGCACAAGGCCGGCCTGAACGTGGTCTGGACCGACGACCTGCAGCCCTACCGCACCCGCAAGGTCCGCATCCTGAACGGCGCCCACACCGCCAGCGCGCTGGCCGCCTATTGCGCCGGGCTCGATACCGTCAAGTCGATGATGGACGACCCGACCGTGTCGGCTTATCTGAACAAAGTGATGTTCGAGGAGATCGTCCCCTACGTGCCGCTGCCGGAGGCGGAGCGACAGGACTACGCCCGCACCATCATGGAGCGCTTCGGCAACCCCTATATCCGGCACGAGCTGATCTCGATCACGCTCAACTCGGTGTCGAAGTGGCAGGTCCGCGTGCTGCCCAGCCTGAAGGACGCCGTGGCCCGCAACGGGCAGGCTCCAGCCGGACTGTCCTTCTCGCTGGCGGCGCTGCTGCGATTCTACCGTGGCAAGCTGGTCGATGGCGCCTATACCGGCGAGCGCGAGGCGGGATCCTACCCGATCAGCGACAATGCCGGGGTGATCGCCGCCATGAGCGCCGCCTGGACGGCAAATGCCGGCGATTTGCGGGCGCTGGTGGCTGCGGTCCTTGCGGACGCCCGGCTGTGGAAGGACGATCTGACCGCCATCCCCGGCCTTGCCGCCCGCGTCGCCGACAGCCTTGCCGCCATCGAGGAAAAGGGCATGAAGGCGGCCATGGCCGATCTCGCTGGGGCGGAGCTTGTCGCCGGCTGA
- a CDS encoding LacI family DNA-binding transcriptional regulator, giving the protein MQTTETRKRTRRGTQRVTMTDVANAADVSPSTVSLYLRRPGAVSRHLAERIARVIDEMGYVPNLVAGSLAAARSRTVGVILPSILNSFFAETYNTLQGMFQAAHYQTLLGVSEFSPEEEESLIRAFLAWSPAAMVVTGFHHTERTRAMLASCGVPVVEMWDMPSHPGEAVGISVGFSHFEVGRMQTSHLYDQGSRKVAYIGAAAHQDLRVRSRTDGYEAEVLRRGLHDPIDFTVPDAATTEVGRWLIDEILTRHPDIDGVVCSNDALALGVLFEVTRRDLRVPDDLAVVGFGDLPFSNSCPPPLTTVRPPQREIGRLSATQILAALDGARIAPQHHNLDCELVIRGSTRPVGKR; this is encoded by the coding sequence ATGCAGACGACCGAAACGAGGAAGCGGACACGCCGCGGCACCCAACGGGTGACCATGACCGACGTGGCGAACGCCGCCGATGTGTCGCCCAGCACCGTGTCGCTCTATCTCCGCCGTCCGGGGGCGGTGTCCCGCCACCTTGCCGAGCGGATTGCCCGTGTCATCGACGAGATGGGCTATGTGCCCAATCTGGTGGCCGGCAGCCTCGCTGCGGCGCGCAGCCGCACCGTCGGCGTCATCCTGCCCTCCATCCTGAATTCCTTCTTCGCCGAGACCTACAACACGCTTCAGGGCATGTTCCAGGCGGCGCACTACCAGACCCTGCTGGGCGTCAGCGAGTTCAGCCCGGAGGAGGAGGAAAGCCTGATCAGGGCCTTCCTCGCCTGGTCGCCGGCGGCGATGGTGGTGACCGGCTTCCACCACACAGAACGGACCCGCGCCATGCTGGCCTCCTGCGGCGTGCCGGTGGTCGAGATGTGGGACATGCCGTCCCATCCGGGCGAGGCGGTCGGCATCAGCGTCGGCTTCTCGCATTTCGAGGTCGGCCGCATGCAGACCAGCCATCTCTATGACCAGGGCAGCCGCAAGGTCGCCTATATCGGTGCCGCCGCCCATCAGGACCTGCGCGTGCGCAGCCGCACCGACGGCTATGAGGCGGAGGTTCTGCGGCGTGGCCTGCACGATCCCATCGACTTCACCGTGCCCGACGCCGCCACGACGGAGGTCGGCCGCTGGCTGATCGATGAGATCCTGACGCGTCACCCCGACATCGACGGTGTGGTCTGCTCCAACGACGCGCTGGCGCTGGGCGTTCTGTTCGAGGTGACCCGTCGCGACTTGCGCGTGCCGGACGATCTGGCGGTGGTCGGCTTCGGCGATCTGCCCTTCAGCAATTCCTGCCCGCCGCCGCTGACGACCGTCCGCCCGCCCCAGCGCGAGATCGGCCGCCTCAGCGCGACGCAGATTCTCGCGGCATTGGATGGTGCCCGCATCGCGCCCCAGCACCACAACCTCGACTGTGAGTTGGTGATCCGCGGCAGCACCCGGCCGGTTGGGAAGAGGTAG
- a CDS encoding FAD-binding oxidoreductase, giving the protein MALGLHSSRRNFLVGAGRFAGAAAAVRLMPGSAFAAEPGGAYCPPPSAWSDLAKAVKGGVLRPEDPFFADVCRPNNLRYGATLPAGIARCASAADVQACIQWVKQQAMPFAVRSGGHSYAGFSTTPGLLIDMTRMAGAELLPGKDGLVKVLGGTLNSAVYKQMERLGRTITHGRCDSVGAAGFLLGGGIGFNMRKYGMASDLLHATELVTADGSHVKADADTHSALYWACRGGGGGNFGINTSFTLETRPAEAVTVFNLTWTDKLPTVLKLLLTELAAAPDDFGSKINVTIPSRQEQCDKVPVSVSILGQLHRSNATLKEIFKSTWEWIDWSKSQVKENIPYWEGQDFLTETTFPYYYQEKSSYMRAADIGDEAIAAMFDWAAKMPATSMPVAFKFFQVGGAINRVGPTETAYVHRGYDWLFSVEANWWRPTDSALLIEQALEWQQRFYDDVNRRTRAQGAFQNFPDPSLADWQRAYYGENLAKLAEVKKAVDPAMLFTFAQAIRPA; this is encoded by the coding sequence ATGGCGCTCGGACTGCACTCATCACGCCGCAACTTCCTTGTCGGCGCCGGCCGTTTCGCGGGGGCCGCCGCTGCGGTGCGATTGATGCCGGGATCCGCCTTCGCCGCGGAGCCAGGTGGGGCGTACTGTCCGCCGCCATCGGCCTGGTCCGATCTGGCGAAGGCGGTGAAGGGCGGGGTGCTGCGGCCGGAAGATCCGTTCTTCGCCGATGTTTGCCGGCCCAACAACCTGCGCTACGGCGCCACCCTGCCGGCGGGCATCGCCCGCTGCGCAAGCGCCGCGGATGTCCAGGCCTGCATCCAATGGGTGAAGCAGCAGGCCATGCCCTTCGCCGTGCGTTCCGGCGGCCACAGCTACGCCGGCTTCTCCACCACGCCCGGCCTGCTGATCGACATGACCAGGATGGCCGGAGCGGAACTGCTGCCGGGCAAGGACGGGCTGGTCAAGGTCCTGGGCGGCACGCTCAACTCCGCCGTCTACAAGCAGATGGAACGGCTGGGCCGCACCATCACCCATGGGCGCTGCGATTCGGTCGGCGCCGCCGGTTTCCTGCTGGGAGGCGGCATCGGCTTCAACATGCGCAAGTACGGCATGGCGTCCGACCTGCTGCACGCGACCGAACTGGTGACCGCCGACGGCAGCCACGTCAAGGCCGATGCCGATACCCACTCCGCCCTCTATTGGGCATGCCGCGGCGGTGGCGGCGGCAATTTCGGCATCAACACCTCCTTCACCCTGGAAACCCGACCGGCGGAGGCGGTGACGGTCTTCAACCTGACCTGGACCGACAAACTGCCGACGGTGCTGAAACTTCTGCTCACCGAACTGGCGGCCGCGCCCGACGATTTCGGCAGCAAGATCAACGTCACCATTCCCAGCCGGCAGGAACAGTGCGACAAGGTGCCGGTCAGCGTCTCCATCCTCGGTCAACTCCACAGATCGAATGCGACGCTGAAAGAGATCTTCAAATCCACCTGGGAGTGGATCGACTGGAGCAAGTCGCAGGTAAAGGAAAACATACCGTACTGGGAGGGCCAGGATTTCCTGACCGAGACGACCTTCCCCTATTACTATCAGGAGAAATCGAGCTACATGAGGGCGGCGGATATCGGCGATGAGGCCATCGCCGCGATGTTCGACTGGGCGGCAAAGATGCCCGCCACCTCGATGCCGGTGGCCTTCAAGTTCTTCCAGGTCGGCGGCGCCATCAACCGGGTCGGCCCGACCGAGACCGCCTATGTCCACCGCGGCTATGACTGGCTGTTCTCGGTCGAGGCCAACTGGTGGCGGCCGACGGATTCGGCCCTGCTGATCGAGCAGGCGCTGGAGTGGCAGCAGCGCTTCTACGACGACGTGAACCGGCGGACCAGGGCGCAGGGGGCGTTCCAGAATTTCCCCGACCCGTCGCTGGCCGATTGGCAGCGCGCCTATTACGGCGAGAATCTGGCGAAGCTGGCGGAGGTGAAGAAGGCGGTCGATCCGGCGATGCTCTTCACCTTCGCGCAGGCGATCCGCCCGGCCTGA